A section of the Chitinivibrionales bacterium genome encodes:
- a CDS encoding sialate O-acetylesterase — MKETGGRKIKTIYSVAFIMLLSLSAFGQAGLTLGGKFFPKDSIYLYFFLGNSVMSGRDTPADTITDNYAWKYVMTDNCYTYADPCPPQYSWQPGIDPMCFDSKNPLNAVVKYSPGTPFLKRMVKDYPGYHFGVAQLSGSAWQLTHFQPPNSGDLKAFVKQGKILEQNCHLAGVVMIFNIVEIQYCNGDSNYVSIINYCSHIDSVITYLRDSLGLPNLPLIQSDYPVMGGDPKKPTTDDYSITGPWAGAIRALMAQNKLAAKTISNTVLIPTDSLTMYSEDGLYTHYNHNGDYKWANRVADSICARDWGPVNKCGSTRNGVNTIRSAGNTKHLYGLQKVLFNGNDLSVFDKEGNIAAIYSLDGKIIRSSAVAASGRNNVRPGVYIIRIENK, encoded by the coding sequence ATGAAGGAAACCGGGGGAAGAAAAATAAAAACGATTTATTCCGTTGCTTTCATCATGCTGCTTTCGCTTTCGGCATTTGGTCAGGCAGGCCTCACGCTTGGCGGCAAGTTTTTCCCCAAGGATTCGATTTACCTCTATTTCTTTCTCGGGAACTCCGTCATGTCGGGCAGGGACACGCCGGCGGACACGATCACCGACAATTATGCCTGGAAATACGTCATGACCGACAATTGCTACACGTATGCCGACCCTTGTCCGCCGCAATATTCCTGGCAGCCCGGAATCGACCCGATGTGCTTCGACTCGAAAAACCCCCTCAACGCAGTTGTCAAGTACAGCCCGGGGACCCCTTTTCTTAAACGGATGGTGAAAGACTATCCGGGCTATCATTTTGGTGTGGCGCAGCTCTCGGGCTCGGCGTGGCAGCTTACGCATTTCCAGCCGCCGAACTCGGGTGATCTAAAGGCGTTTGTGAAGCAGGGAAAAATTCTCGAACAAAATTGCCATCTCGCGGGTGTGGTGATGATCTTCAATATTGTTGAGATTCAATATTGCAACGGCGACTCGAACTATGTGAGCATTATTAATTATTGCAGCCATATTGACAGCGTCATAACCTACCTGCGCGACAGTCTCGGACTGCCCAATCTCCCCTTGATACAGTCCGATTATCCCGTCATGGGTGGTGACCCCAAGAAACCGACCACCGATGATTACAGCATCACCGGGCCGTGGGCAGGCGCGATCAGGGCCCTCATGGCCCAGAACAAGCTCGCGGCGAAAACCATTTCCAACACGGTGCTGATTCCGACCGACAGCCTCACCATGTACTCCGAAGACGGATTGTACACCCATTACAACCATAACGGCGATTACAAGTGGGCGAATCGCGTGGCCGACTCGATTTGCGCGCGCGACTGGGGGCCGGTCAATAAATGCGGCTCCACACGAAACGGCGTTAACACAATTCGTTCGGCGGGGAACACAAAACACCTTTACGGATTGCAAAAAGTGCTTTTCAACGGTAACGATTTGTCCGTGTTTGACAAGGAGGGAAACATAGCCGCGATATATTCACTTGATGGAAAAATCATCCGTTCGTCGGCCGTAGCGGCATCAGGAAGAAACAATGTACGGCCCGGCGTGTATATCATCAGAATCGAAAATAAATAA
- a CDS encoding carbohydrate binding domain-containing protein gives MRKLFLVLCVSLLTVSAIHAQTNLVANGDFSAPLGPEWIVGNWGTGYSSYGISNGVFHLTVTAIGAAAWNVFFYHFEDIKLTGGANYIYSFTSHATAACSVSTQVKTVGQPPNAAVWFSDSAVIIGATDSTYSFPFSPTADDDSGQVNFSLGFGNVPLNQTIYIKNVSITEVSSGIVSGKQAKKSFEFVRMNGNQVTVTLANPANAEMKLFSLRGVQIADYSAVLRSMNAGSHQINLGSLPVCNGIYLLKVNNGVQTVSKTVTLTK, from the coding sequence ATGCGTAAACTTTTTCTCGTTCTGTGTGTTTCTCTTTTGACCGTCTCGGCGATCCATGCTCAAACGAACCTCGTTGCGAACGGTGATTTCTCGGCCCCGCTTGGCCCCGAATGGATCGTTGGAAACTGGGGCACGGGGTACAGCTCTTACGGGATCTCAAACGGCGTTTTCCATTTGACGGTAACTGCAATCGGCGCGGCGGCCTGGAACGTTTTCTTCTACCATTTTGAGGACATCAAACTCACCGGCGGTGCCAATTACATTTATTCATTCACTTCACACGCTACCGCCGCCTGCTCCGTCTCCACCCAGGTGAAGACCGTCGGCCAGCCGCCGAATGCGGCGGTTTGGTTCTCAGATTCCGCGGTGATCATCGGCGCCACCGACTCAACTTACTCCTTTCCCTTCTCGCCCACCGCCGACGACGATTCGGGCCAGGTCAATTTCTCACTCGGGTTCGGCAATGTTCCCCTCAATCAAACGATCTACATAAAAAACGTGTCGATAACCGAGGTTTCGTCGGGTATCGTATCAGGCAAACAGGCAAAGAAATCATTTGAATTTGTGCGCATGAACGGGAACCAGGTGACGGTCACTCTGGCCAATCCTGCAAATGCCGAAATGAAACTTTTTTCACTTCGGGGTGTCCAGATCGCAGACTATTCTGCGGTACTGAGGTCCATGAACGCTGGTTCGCATCAGATCAATTTAGGATCGCTCCCGGTCTGCAACGGCATTTATCTGTTAAAAGTCAATAACGGCGTTCAGACCGTGTCAAAAACCGTCACGTTGACCAAGTAG
- a CDS encoding AAA family ATPase, which yields MAIRSKTTLFLAERDSGGVIHVANIKGGVGKSTVATNLAAVFAKKAPTLLIDLDVQGSATVALGKDPAGVKLSSWQLFRRRFSPAGAALPADPSAAKARAFLRRTEACLFSQVVGSGEVRRLALTVRPGLDLIPANSDLFKPVFFFHLQNFLFNLELCRSTYTYIVIDTPSVWNSLTKSLYTKCSLNLIPVTLNALATKSLKDYFRNVKKMAQKNPSVRVRIVKNEVFGRQDSKIKGKTRTMSENRKFLDGLSEEVQIRTQTGLSIIPQSVMFDLEIPESAGIRDAQDEGKTLNELHQYGAAARAFDELGRMVQYVLNSPPAKSPRPLWRRLAALPPLVPRLAAACMVFAVLLLNIPATNEPAPRPVAPQQLIEPVRPLIAHAFLPGESLYKYAKFIICRYRAMVPAQSEVREYAQEVIDVYNRTRLPGERKITGSDWVPPGVNVVFYPPLNIVNPREKQLLPAYEYFMAMVDDPCSYITGDWCDRGMGGGTPHYGIDVAAALGSKIITPVDGVVINKESASAGHTLGVARDDFIVTFSHMDRRYFQTGQSVKKGTVVGTIGLTGQTTGPHVHVGYGVKSAAGDGIDFGKFFYKFTDPKLFFYREQYLANVNR from the coding sequence ATGGCCATCCGTTCCAAAACCACGCTATTCCTCGCCGAGCGTGACAGCGGCGGCGTCATTCATGTCGCCAATATAAAGGGCGGGGTGGGAAAATCCACCGTCGCCACCAATCTCGCGGCGGTGTTCGCGAAAAAGGCTCCCACGCTCCTCATCGACCTTGACGTGCAGGGGAGCGCAACCGTTGCACTCGGCAAGGACCCTGCCGGCGTGAAGCTTTCGTCGTGGCAGCTGTTCAGGCGCAGGTTTTCACCGGCCGGCGCGGCGCTCCCGGCGGATCCGTCGGCCGCAAAGGCCCGCGCATTCCTGCGCCGCACGGAAGCGTGTCTTTTTTCGCAGGTGGTGGGGAGCGGGGAGGTGAGGCGGCTTGCCCTGACCGTCCGTCCGGGCCTCGATCTCATCCCGGCGAATTCCGATTTATTCAAACCCGTGTTCTTTTTCCATCTCCAGAATTTTCTGTTCAACCTCGAGCTCTGCCGCAGCACCTACACCTACATCGTCATCGACACGCCCTCGGTGTGGAACTCCCTTACGAAAAGCCTGTACACTAAATGCAGCCTCAACCTGATTCCGGTGACGCTCAACGCGCTCGCCACCAAGAGCCTCAAGGATTATTTCCGTAATGTAAAGAAGATGGCGCAGAAAAACCCATCGGTGCGCGTGCGCATTGTCAAGAACGAGGTGTTCGGCAGGCAGGACTCGAAGATAAAGGGCAAGACCCGCACCATGAGCGAGAACCGCAAGTTCCTCGACGGCCTGAGCGAAGAGGTGCAGATCAGGACGCAGACGGGCCTTTCCATCATCCCGCAGTCGGTGATGTTCGACCTCGAGATTCCGGAATCGGCGGGGATCCGCGACGCCCAGGACGAGGGGAAAACGCTGAACGAACTTCACCAGTACGGCGCCGCGGCCAGGGCGTTCGACGAGCTCGGCCGCATGGTGCAGTACGTGCTCAACAGCCCGCCCGCGAAATCGCCGCGGCCGCTGTGGCGGCGGCTCGCCGCGCTCCCGCCGCTTGTTCCCCGGCTCGCTGCCGCCTGCATGGTGTTTGCCGTTCTTTTACTCAACATTCCCGCGACCAACGAACCGGCGCCGCGGCCCGTGGCTCCGCAGCAGCTGATCGAACCGGTCCGGCCGCTCATTGCCCATGCGTTCTTGCCCGGCGAGTCGCTTTACAAATACGCAAAGTTCATCATCTGCCGGTACCGGGCGATGGTCCCGGCGCAGTCGGAGGTGCGCGAGTACGCGCAGGAAGTGATTGACGTGTACAACCGCACGAGGCTGCCGGGAGAACGGAAGATAACGGGAAGCGACTGGGTGCCGCCCGGCGTGAACGTCGTGTTTTACCCGCCGCTCAACATCGTGAACCCGCGCGAAAAGCAGCTGCTGCCCGCGTACGAGTATTTCATGGCCATGGTCGACGACCCATGCTCCTATATAACGGGGGACTGGTGCGACCGTGGCATGGGCGGCGGCACACCGCATTACGGCATCGACGTCGCGGCGGCGCTCGGCTCAAAAATCATCACGCCCGTCGACGGCGTCGTCATCAACAAGGAAAGCGCCTCCGCCGGCCACACCCTCGGCGTTGCCCGCGACGACTTCATCGTGACCTTCTCCCACATGGACCGGCGCTATTTCCAGACCGGCCAGTCCGTGAAAAAGGGGACCGTCGTGGGCACGATCGGCCTCACCGGGCAGACCACGGGCCCGCACGTGCACGTCGGGTACGGCGTGAAAAGCGCGGCCGGCGACGGGATTGACTTTGGAAAATTCTTCTATAAATTTACTGATCCTAAATTGTTTTTTTACCGGGAACAGTACCTGGCGAATGTAAACCGTTAA
- a CDS encoding tetratricopeptide repeat protein translates to MEIKYSKKKQEIRKDAFLDFVGQARQFIDAKSNTLLAVGIAVCLVVAGFGVYRYVSKTGEVQAKDAFGKAMVSYINGDDRNAVEGFKNVVDNHKNSPQAVYSAYILGNIMLRQEKIDEAVQWFKSAVSASPKTGFVGADAYEGLAACYDAKGNREEALDCLKKALADSRIRYRFPSLAWKAALVSKELGRDEDAKRYCQQIVADTISQAAAYRQKAENFIVEIDAPRSN, encoded by the coding sequence TTGGAGATAAAATACAGCAAGAAAAAACAGGAAATCAGAAAAGACGCGTTCCTTGATTTTGTCGGGCAGGCACGGCAGTTTATCGATGCGAAAAGCAACACCCTCCTCGCGGTGGGCATTGCCGTGTGCCTGGTGGTGGCGGGCTTCGGCGTGTATCGGTATGTGAGCAAGACAGGCGAAGTACAAGCCAAGGACGCTTTTGGAAAAGCGATGGTCTCCTATATCAACGGGGACGACAGGAACGCAGTTGAAGGATTTAAAAATGTCGTTGACAACCACAAGAATTCCCCGCAGGCGGTGTACAGCGCCTACATCCTGGGAAACATCATGCTGCGTCAGGAAAAAATTGACGAAGCCGTACAGTGGTTCAAATCAGCCGTCTCCGCCAGTCCGAAAACGGGGTTTGTGGGCGCGGACGCCTATGAGGGCCTGGCTGCCTGTTACGACGCGAAGGGCAACCGCGAGGAGGCGCTCGACTGCCTTAAAAAGGCCCTTGCCGATTCCCGCATACGATACCGTTTTCCGTCCCTTGCATGGAAGGCGGCCCTGGTGAGCAAGGAACTTGGCCGTGATGAGGACGCGAAACGGTACTGCCAGCAGATTGTGGCCGACACGATTTCCCAGGCTGCGGCGTACCGCCAGAAGGCCGAAAATTTTATCGTCGAGATCGATGCTCCCCGGTCTAATTGA
- a CDS encoding glycoside hydrolase family 16 protein, which yields MKKNLMLAMSVLFVGAASIYALPAKVAGWGLAWSDEFNGTALDTVNAWSYDTTYPEPNAEQEHYTRGCVEVSNGTLKIWSKLNTYGVQYASGRIDTHDKKIFTYGYFEAAIKGPVGSGTGANANGPCLWSAVWLLGNSINHGVAWPTCGEMELYEQRTGPQTYGGSPGDDCFIGTCHYGNGGGGPVYNSKQYNYTQCLCNDFHKYGILWDSTYVEYYFDDQVYWPEGSTPSILQSINYTAFHAPFYWIINSAIGGNYQGQNINTSTFPLHMDLDYVRVYQKSVKNIAYEKRQEVARTFTLVNPASAKLRIFNVQGRMVADYTDRVRMMAPGENAMKAIPLALFNGTYVVRLLDNGKTASHLLVAAR from the coding sequence ATGAAAAAAAATTTAATGTTGGCTATGTCGGTTCTTTTTGTTGGCGCCGCCAGCATTTATGCCCTGCCCGCCAAGGTCGCGGGCTGGGGACTTGCGTGGTCCGATGAATTCAACGGCACCGCGCTGGATACGGTAAACGCCTGGAGTTACGACACGACGTACCCGGAGCCTAACGCTGAACAGGAACATTATACACGCGGCTGCGTTGAAGTGAGCAACGGCACTTTGAAAATTTGGTCCAAGTTAAACACGTATGGGGTTCAATACGCTTCGGGCCGCATTGATACCCATGACAAGAAGATTTTTACCTACGGTTACTTTGAAGCCGCCATCAAGGGCCCTGTGGGCTCCGGGACCGGCGCAAATGCAAACGGCCCTTGCTTGTGGTCCGCCGTATGGCTTTTAGGCAACAGCATCAACCACGGCGTTGCATGGCCGACCTGCGGCGAAATGGAATTGTATGAACAGAGAACGGGCCCGCAAACGTATGGCGGATCTCCGGGCGATGATTGCTTTATCGGGACGTGCCATTACGGGAACGGCGGCGGCGGGCCGGTTTATAACAGCAAGCAATACAACTACACGCAATGCCTGTGCAATGATTTTCATAAATATGGCATTCTGTGGGATTCAACGTATGTGGAATACTACTTTGACGACCAGGTGTACTGGCCGGAGGGAAGCACTCCAAGTATACTTCAATCGATAAATTATACGGCGTTCCATGCGCCGTTTTACTGGATCATCAACTCCGCGATAGGCGGCAACTATCAGGGGCAGAACATCAACACATCGACCTTCCCGTTGCATATGGACCTTGATTATGTCAGGGTGTACCAGAAGTCGGTAAAGAATATTGCATACGAAAAACGGCAGGAGGTGGCGCGTACCTTTACCCTTGTGAACCCGGCATCGGCCAAGCTCAGAATTTTTAACGTCCAAGGCAGGATGGTCGCCGATTATACCGACAGGGTGAGGATGATGGCGCCAGGCGAAAATGCCATGAAGGCGATACCGCTCGCGCTGTTCAACGGCACGTATGTTGTGCGGTTGCTTGACAACGGCAAAACGGCTTCACATCTGCTCGTGGCCGCCCGGTAA
- a CDS encoding Cof-type HAD-IIB family hydrolase — MPPSLLAFDLDGTLLTSDKRLSRANAAALADMASHGCVVALASGRLGSSMMQYLKGLPCDPALLTLNGAAVYAGRKRGSRLIYSAPLSARHADSLIEYSEGREFAVNYYFSGSLYTVRNEKTAPFNDLYYAQTGSEFHLLDSLLPMRGNSPFKIIFVGDPPVLDREEHELRLKWGGELYIVRTWEYYLEFLNPLATKGNGLAAIAEAYGVDLSNAVAFGDANNDIPMLKAAKTGIALKNASEEAKRAASYVSEWTNNEDAVAKEWERLKRS, encoded by the coding sequence ATGCCGCCCTCACTCCTCGCCTTTGACCTCGACGGCACCCTTCTCACCTCCGACAAGCGTCTTTCCCGCGCCAACGCCGCGGCGCTCGCCGACATGGCCTCGCACGGGTGCGTGGTCGCGCTCGCATCGGGAAGGCTCGGCTCGAGCATGATGCAATACCTTAAAGGGCTGCCATGCGATCCGGCGTTGCTCACTCTCAACGGCGCGGCGGTTTATGCCGGCAGGAAACGGGGAAGCAGGCTCATTTATTCGGCGCCGCTTTCCGCCCGGCATGCCGATTCCCTCATCGAATATTCCGAGGGAAGGGAATTCGCGGTGAATTATTATTTTTCCGGCTCCCTTTACACCGTGCGCAACGAGAAGACCGCGCCCTTCAACGACCTGTATTACGCCCAGACCGGATCCGAATTCCACCTGCTCGATTCGCTCCTGCCGATGCGCGGCAACTCGCCGTTCAAGATCATTTTCGTGGGAGACCCGCCGGTGCTTGACAGGGAAGAGCACGAACTGCGCCTGAAATGGGGGGGCGAGCTTTACATCGTGCGCACGTGGGAGTATTACCTTGAATTTTTAAACCCGCTCGCGACAAAGGGCAACGGCCTGGCCGCCATCGCGGAGGCGTACGGCGTCGATCTTTCCAACGCCGTGGCCTTCGGCGACGCCAACAACGACATCCCCATGCTCAAGGCCGCGAAAACGGGCATCGCCCTGAAAAACGCCTCAGAAGAGGCAAAGCGCGCCGCGTCGTATGTTTCCGAATGGACAAACAATGAGGACGCGGTGGCGAAGGAGTGGGAGAGATTGAAGAGATCGTAA
- a CDS encoding family 16 glycosylhydrolase: MKKTIALIFSVLLIFAASVFAAPPAGYDLLWSDEFNGTSLDTSLWTNDVGTGVNGWGNQELEYYTDGANLQFDGSTVAMIAKAEPMGGASYTSARFTSQGKKFFTYGYVECKMKAAKGLGLWNAVWMLGEDFQNPNVPGTSTPWPQCGEVELYEQRTGTQQYEGCMGDNYFIATCHYAANGTGGPVYNSQSHCNPSCLCDDYHIYAVQWDEQNFTYFFDGVQFWQYPITASYLTCFHGDMFMLANMAVGGNYQGNSIDAATFPATMYIDYIRVYQKSAGVAKDVKKQAAQHSFTLVNPATAQLKVFDLSGRLVGDFTSRVRQMKAGDNVMKMMPAVLSNGAYVARLIDNGRTVAQRLVAER, encoded by the coding sequence ATGAAAAAGACGATCGCATTGATTTTTTCCGTCCTTTTAATTTTTGCCGCATCGGTTTTCGCGGCCCCGCCCGCCGGTTACGATCTATTATGGTCCGACGAATTCAATGGTACCTCGCTTGACACCTCACTCTGGACCAACGACGTCGGTACCGGTGTCAACGGATGGGGAAACCAGGAACTTGAATATTATACCGACGGCGCGAACCTGCAGTTTGACGGCAGCACCGTGGCCATGATCGCCAAAGCGGAACCGATGGGCGGCGCCAGCTATACCTCGGCCCGTTTCACGTCGCAGGGGAAAAAGTTTTTCACCTACGGGTATGTCGAATGCAAAATGAAGGCCGCGAAGGGATTGGGGCTGTGGAACGCGGTCTGGATGCTGGGCGAGGACTTCCAGAATCCAAATGTTCCCGGAACCTCAACGCCCTGGCCGCAGTGCGGCGAGGTGGAGCTCTACGAGCAGAGGACGGGCACGCAGCAATATGAAGGGTGCATGGGCGATAATTATTTCATCGCCACCTGCCATTACGCGGCGAACGGCACCGGCGGACCGGTGTACAATTCCCAGTCGCATTGCAATCCGTCGTGCTTGTGCGACGATTATCACATTTATGCCGTGCAATGGGACGAGCAGAATTTCACCTATTTCTTTGACGGCGTGCAATTCTGGCAGTACCCGATCACGGCAAGTTACCTCACGTGCTTCCACGGCGACATGTTCATGCTCGCCAACATGGCGGTCGGCGGAAACTACCAGGGCAACAGCATCGACGCCGCCACGTTTCCCGCCACCATGTACATCGACTACATCAGGGTGTACCAGAAGAGTGCCGGCGTAGCCAAGGACGTCAAGAAACAGGCGGCGCAGCATTCTTTCACCCTTGTCAATCCCGCAACGGCGCAGCTCAAGGTTTTCGACCTGAGCGGAAGACTGGTGGGGGATTTCACCAGCAGGGTGCGCCAGATGAAGGCCGGGGACAACGTGATGAAGATGATGCCCGCCGTGCTTTCGAACGGCGCCTATGTGGCGCGGTTGATTGACAACGGCAGGACTGTTGCGCAGAGACTTGTCGCCGAAAGATAA
- a CDS encoding family 16 glycosylhydrolase, whose translation MTIKSFLLSVLFAACMTAQAAGAGGWKLFWSDEFDSTGFLDPNNWWVRVASPGWVNGEQEAYTAGHDQANANIFVKNGCLIIEARKSGSDITSGRIEGENLQNFEYGRMEARARLPLSKGMWPAFWMEGWDINKGAGWPGAGEIDIMEGKGRLPSWTSGAFHCSAGGPAGNYTLPADVPNFHDAFHTFAIEWSQDSIRWYADTVNFLTMTKSQIPTAPINKNYFFLVNLAVGGGFDGNTDATTIFPESLIVDYVRVYQWDPNVGTGAGPAKAPSLGVKLAEEKTCFTVSLPSFQRYACRVVSVQGKEVISRNGLGKSFKMETGSLAPGVYLITIHGGFGVFTERLVVRCS comes from the coding sequence ATGACCATAAAATCCTTTTTGCTTTCCGTACTGTTTGCCGCATGCATGACGGCCCAGGCCGCGGGAGCAGGCGGATGGAAGCTGTTCTGGTCCGACGAATTCGACAGCACAGGATTTTTGGACCCGAATAACTGGTGGGTCCGCGTTGCCAGTCCGGGCTGGGTCAACGGCGAGCAGGAGGCATATACGGCCGGCCACGACCAGGCAAACGCGAATATTTTCGTGAAGAACGGCTGCCTCATCATCGAGGCGAGAAAAAGCGGCAGCGACATCACCTCGGGACGCATCGAGGGAGAAAACTTGCAGAATTTTGAGTACGGCCGTATGGAGGCGCGGGCGCGGCTCCCCCTATCCAAAGGAATGTGGCCCGCGTTCTGGATGGAGGGGTGGGATATCAACAAGGGGGCGGGATGGCCGGGCGCCGGCGAGATTGACATAATGGAAGGTAAAGGCAGGCTGCCGAGCTGGACGTCGGGTGCGTTCCACTGCTCCGCCGGCGGGCCGGCGGGCAACTACACCCTGCCCGCGGATGTGCCGAATTTCCACGACGCGTTCCATACGTTCGCCATCGAATGGAGCCAGGATTCCATCCGGTGGTACGCCGATACCGTGAATTTCCTCACCATGACGAAGTCGCAGATTCCTACTGCGCCCATCAACAAGAATTATTTCTTTCTTGTCAATCTTGCCGTCGGCGGCGGGTTCGACGGCAACACCGACGCGACGACCATTTTTCCCGAAAGCCTCATCGTTGACTACGTGCGCGTGTATCAATGGGACCCGAATGTGGGAACAGGTGCGGGTCCTGCAAAAGCGCCTTCCCTGGGAGTAAAGCTCGCGGAAGAAAAAACTTGTTTTACTGTTTCGCTTCCCTCGTTCCAGCGCTACGCCTGCCGCGTGGTATCGGTCCAGGGTAAAGAAGTGATTTCACGAAACGGTTTAGGGAAGTCATTTAAAATGGAAACCGGCTCTTTAGCGCCGGGTGTCTATTTGATAACCATACACGGTGGTTTCGGTGTGTTTACCGAGCGTTTGGTGGTGCGGTGTTCGTGA
- a CDS encoding sialate O-acetylesterase → MYSNFSTKKVPLLLSVLAMFAVSSYAQPGLNLGGHFIPKDSFMLFIDMGNSAMSGRTKSHDLVSEPHLWKYEVSPANHDWLPAAEPICADAYNTTGNPKGGPIMPFLKALHALYPTYYFGVIQLSNSGWELSQHFLNNTKAEYDTLMKYANVVKPNVTIAGLVSMFNTVEVQLKDTGNYLQNVSTMVSNMRSYLGSLSYMGVSYTVPYIHAGYPVLAQSNTTAQYDTSLAQTKSIMRQISQVPGTVSNSVVIPTDGLTICLNCDPQGYLDHYDSAGNAGWGTRTADTVFARAWIPPMSTAVSPFQQRQLLSYNTPLMQKVLFDGTNWSVFEKAGKSFSLYSPNGKLMLGLSSSSVRRQNLTPGIYIVRPAVEK, encoded by the coding sequence ATGTATTCTAATTTTAGTACTAAAAAGGTTCCGTTGTTGTTATCGGTGCTTGCAATGTTCGCCGTGTCAAGTTATGCACAGCCGGGCCTTAATTTAGGCGGCCACTTTATCCCCAAAGACAGTTTCATGCTTTTCATTGACATGGGCAATTCTGCGATGTCAGGCCGCACCAAATCCCACGACCTTGTTTCTGAACCTCATCTCTGGAAGTATGAGGTAAGTCCAGCGAACCACGATTGGCTGCCTGCGGCAGAGCCGATATGCGCTGATGCATATAATACTACTGGCAATCCGAAGGGCGGTCCGATCATGCCTTTTCTTAAGGCGTTGCATGCACTGTACCCCACTTATTATTTCGGGGTCATCCAGCTGTCAAATTCCGGGTGGGAACTTAGTCAACACTTTCTCAATAATACAAAGGCGGAATATGATACATTGATGAAATACGCGAATGTTGTTAAGCCCAATGTTACCATCGCGGGCCTTGTCTCCATGTTTAATACTGTTGAGGTTCAATTAAAGGACACAGGCAATTATTTACAAAACGTCAGTACCATGGTGAGTAACATGCGTTCCTACCTGGGAAGCTTGTCTTATATGGGGGTTTCGTATACAGTGCCCTACATTCATGCCGGCTACCCTGTTCTGGCTCAAAGCAATACTACGGCCCAGTATGATACCTCGCTGGCACAGACCAAGAGCATTATGAGGCAAATTTCCCAGGTTCCAGGCACTGTATCGAACTCTGTGGTTATTCCCACCGATGGCCTGACAATTTGCCTGAATTGTGATCCGCAAGGCTATTTGGATCATTACGACTCGGCCGGAAACGCCGGCTGGGGAACACGCACGGCGGACACGGTGTTTGCGCGGGCTTGGATTCCGCCGATGAGTACGGCTGTCTCGCCCTTTCAGCAACGCCAGCTTCTTTCATATAATACACCGCTTATGCAAAAGGTGCTGTTCGACGGAACCAACTGGTCCGTATTTGAAAAGGCCGGAAAATCTTTCAGCCTCTATTCACCTAACGGCAAATTGATGCTCGGCCTTTCATCTTCGAGTGTGCGAAGGCAAAACCTTACACCGGGTATTTACATTGTGCGACCGGCTGTAGAAAAGTAA
- a CDS encoding TIGR02147 family protein, whose protein sequence is MSSKNIKIFEYTDYRFFLKDYYSFQKKNNRRFSYRSFAIQSGVAPSLFKDVVSGRRQLTLKVMEKYAAAMQMSPREQSYFKALVEFVNAKNNQKKNEAFGRMMQLRRHIPLTFLDEKQYEFFSNWYYSAIRELISLPEFREDPEWIAKAITPPITAGQAKKALEVLLHLKLVNRNANGRLELSDTVVSSRTEMNSMLLRNFHHSMIQIGQEALERFDPQEREISSLTLGVSNASFENIKQRIKSFKEEILNVVVEDKTDSQTVCQLNFQLFPLVAKGKKQPPADVNPENPKVV, encoded by the coding sequence ATGAGTTCAAAAAACATAAAAATATTTGAATACACCGATTACCGTTTCTTTTTAAAGGATTATTATTCTTTTCAAAAGAAGAATAACCGCCGTTTTTCATACCGGTCTTTTGCCATTCAATCCGGCGTTGCTCCCAGCTTGTTCAAGGACGTTGTATCGGGCCGGCGGCAGCTCACGCTTAAGGTCATGGAAAAATACGCCGCCGCCATGCAGATGTCTCCGCGGGAGCAGAGTTATTTTAAGGCCCTCGTCGAGTTCGTGAATGCAAAAAACAACCAGAAGAAAAACGAGGCCTTCGGCCGGATGATGCAGCTCAGGCGGCACATTCCACTGACCTTTCTCGACGAAAAACAATATGAATTTTTTTCCAATTGGTATTACAGCGCGATTCGCGAACTGATCTCGCTGCCCGAGTTCCGCGAGGACCCCGAATGGATCGCCAAGGCAATTACGCCGCCCATCACCGCGGGCCAGGCCAAAAAGGCCCTTGAGGTACTTTTACATCTGAAGCTCGTGAACAGGAACGCAAACGGAAGGCTGGAGCTTTCCGATACGGTGGTTTCTTCGCGGACTGAAATGAATTCAATGCTGCTGAGGAATTTCCACCATTCCATGATCCAGATCGGGCAGGAGGCGCTTGAGCGGTTCGATCCGCAGGAAAGGGAAATCAGCTCGCTCACCCTCGGCGTTTCCAATGCGAGTTTTGAAAACATCAAACAGCGGATAAAAAGCTTTAAGGAAGAAATTCTGAATGTGGTGGTTGAGGACAAGACCGATTCGCAGACCGTTTGCCAGCTCAATTTCCAGCTGTTCCCGCTTGTCGCAAAGGGAAAAAAGCAGCCTCCTGCGGATGTAAACCCAGAAAATCCCAAGGTGGTATGA